DNA from Syntrophorhabdales bacterium:
TGATGGTCAATGCGTCCCGTCATACCGAGCGAGAGTACATCTCTTCAGAGGGAGGTGATAGCGGAATAATCGACGCGGCAGTATGCTTTATGATCAGACTCAAAAATAAAGGAGGTAATTATGCTTAGGAGACTCACCGTGGCAACGATTATCATGTGCTTCGCCTGCGGCGCTATAGCCGCCTCAAGCAGTGTGGCACAAAGTCAGACAACAATACATCTCAACTACGCCAACTTCCCGCCTGAAGGGACCTTTCCCTGTGTGCAGATGGAACGGTGGGCAAAAGAGGTTGAAAAGCGGACCAATGGGAAGGTGAAGGTCCACACCTTTCCCGGAGGCACACTCGTCAGCGCCAAGAACATGTTCGATGGCGTCCAGTCAGGAATAGCCGATATCGGCAACTTCGCCATGAGCTACCAGCCGGGCCGCTTCATGATTTCTGAAGCAATTTCCCTCCCGGTAGGCTTCCCGAGCTCGAAGGTGGCGAGCATGGCACTCTACGACCTGCTCGAAAAATACAACCCGAAAGAATTTGAGACCGTGAAGATCCTTGCTGCATTCACGTCTCCGCCTTCCAGCTTCATGACCAAGACGCCGGTCAGAACGCTCAAAGACCTGAAGGGCATGGAAGTGCGCGTATCAGGCACATTGGCGGACGCAGTGCAGGCGCTGGGCGCTACACCGGTCGCCATGCCCCAATCGGACACACCCGAGGCAATCCAGAAGGGCGTGGTGAAAGGCATTGTTTCTTCCATCGAAGTGCTCAAGGACTTCAATTTTGCCGCGTACTGTCCATATACGACCATTGTCAACATTGCCCTCACCGATTTCACCGTCGTCATGAACAAGGCCAAATGGAATTCGCTTCCGCCTGACGTGAAAAAGATATTCGA
Protein-coding regions in this window:
- a CDS encoding TRAP transporter substrate-binding protein, with translation MLRRLTVATIIMCFACGAIAASSSVAQSQTTIHLNYANFPPEGTFPCVQMERWAKEVEKRTNGKVKVHTFPGGTLVSAKNMFDGVQSGIADIGNFAMSYQPGRFMISEAISLPVGFPSSKVASMALYDLLEKYNPKEFETVKILAAFTSPPSSFMTKTPVRTLKDLKGMEVRVSGTLADAVQALGATPVAMPQSDTPEAIQKGVVKGIVSSIEVLKDFNFAAYCPYTTIVNIALTDFTVVMNKAKWNSLPPDVKKIFDDMRREQSEWTAKYVDDHVTEAVAWSKQKYNHQVLQLPASDKAEIPKLMKPIIDEYIKRAKAEGLPSAEIVKDVYTLKAKYEKVYKE